In Actinoplanes sp. NBC_00393, a single genomic region encodes these proteins:
- a CDS encoding TetR/AcrR family transcriptional regulator yields the protein MAARTALSRERIVEAAIELLDTRGESGLTFRALSAQLKTGAGAIYWHVANKDELLAAATDAVLAGLLTSGAAGATPQGEIRAVALGLFDAIDTHPWIGTQLSRLASQSATLQIFERLGRQVQALGVPDGAQFNAASALLNYILGVAGQNAANARSQEPGTSRSDVLGAESATWADLDPADFPFLHHVAGQLREHDDREQFLAGVDLILAGITVARR from the coding sequence ATGGCAGCCAGGACGGCTCTCTCCCGGGAGCGCATCGTCGAGGCCGCGATCGAGCTGCTGGACACCCGCGGCGAGAGCGGGCTCACCTTCCGGGCCCTGAGCGCGCAGCTCAAGACCGGCGCCGGCGCGATCTACTGGCACGTGGCGAACAAGGACGAGCTGCTGGCCGCGGCCACCGACGCCGTCCTCGCCGGCCTGCTCACCTCCGGTGCGGCCGGCGCGACACCGCAGGGGGAGATCCGGGCGGTCGCGCTCGGGCTGTTCGACGCGATCGACACTCACCCCTGGATCGGTACGCAGCTGTCGCGCCTCGCCTCACAGTCGGCGACCCTGCAGATCTTCGAGCGCCTCGGGCGGCAGGTGCAGGCGCTCGGCGTACCCGATGGCGCCCAGTTCAACGCCGCGTCCGCGCTGCTGAACTACATCCTCGGCGTCGCCGGCCAGAACGCCGCCAACGCGCGCTCGCAGGAGCCGGGCACCAGCCGCTCCGACGTGCTCGGCGCCGAGTCGGCCACGTGGGCCGACCTGGACCCCGCCGACTTCCCGTTCCTGCACCACGTCGCCGGCCAGCTGCGCGAGCACGACGACCGCGAGCAGTTCCTGGCCGGCGTCGACCTGATCCTCGCCGGCATCACAGTGGCCCGGCGGTGA
- a CDS encoding alpha-amylase family glycosyl hydrolase, which yields MSIRRFVAVALSAILAGAFTVQPAEAAGSTLPARHSLRAPVTDENFYFVMADRFENGDTANDTGGLPADPLVSGFDPTRKGFYNGGDLKGLLNRIDYIQGLGTTSIWLTPSFKNKPVQPEDGPSAGYHGYWITDFTRIDPHLGSNEELRALVDAAHARGMKVYFDIITNHTADVIGYQEGARQPYVSKDTEPYRTAAGVPFDDRDYAGTGRFPALDPAVSFPYTPVLDPAERDLKVPAWLNDVTLYHNRGDTTFVGENSYYGDFFGLDDLFTEHPRVVRGMIDIYKTWIADFGVDGFRIDTMKHVDDAFWQKFGPEVLDFARSQGKREFFMFGEVFDTSRSFTSQYTTRNRMQAVIDFPFQDAARNFASRSAPTSQLGQFFAGDDWYTDADSNVYQLPTFLGNHDMGRIGNFVVTDNPGAGDAEWLARDRLAHELMYFSRGNPVVYYGDEQGFTGPGGDQDARQTMFASRVPEYLDDDLLGTDATHAQANFVPTHPLYRSISELAALTKKHPALRDGAHQHRYASDASGVYAFSRIDRDRQREYVVALNNSEQPATADIPTYASRQQFSRVYGSGPARSKSGADRTLTLTVPPLSAVVYASDNRIPASHAAPRISLGTPAPAAESRSRMQVSADVTGSSFYEVTFYARAGKGGWTPIGTDDTAPYRVFHDVSGLRAGSPVEYRAVVLDNARHTATSQARSTRVPAPALTIEAPAEGSNVRGRVEVRAVADPERATHVVRFERSIAGGAWTALGTDSSSPAYTAFDDLSTLNLAAGTQIRYRAVLTEPGGTRVTSAIRTVRYAGPPLQTATLHYLRPAGDYEGWGLHLWGDAVDPDLLATIAWDRPMPPTRIENGWASYDIALADDTKPVNFIMHLPNGDTVPTTREPGGDRSFLPINSPDVWIVQGDPTVHTTQPPS from the coding sequence ATGTCGATCCGTCGTTTCGTGGCCGTCGCCCTGTCCGCGATCCTCGCGGGAGCCTTCACCGTCCAGCCCGCTGAGGCCGCCGGCAGCACCCTGCCGGCCCGGCACTCGCTGCGCGCCCCGGTCACCGATGAGAACTTCTACTTCGTCATGGCCGACCGCTTCGAGAACGGCGACACCGCCAACGACACCGGCGGTCTGCCGGCCGACCCGCTGGTCTCCGGCTTCGACCCGACCCGCAAGGGCTTCTACAACGGCGGCGACCTGAAAGGGCTGCTCAACCGCATCGACTACATCCAGGGGCTCGGCACCACGTCGATCTGGCTGACGCCGAGCTTCAAGAACAAGCCGGTCCAGCCGGAGGACGGGCCGTCGGCCGGTTACCACGGCTACTGGATCACCGACTTCACCCGGATCGACCCGCACCTGGGCAGCAACGAGGAGCTGCGGGCCCTGGTCGACGCCGCCCACGCGCGCGGGATGAAGGTCTACTTCGACATCATCACGAACCACACCGCCGACGTGATCGGCTATCAGGAGGGCGCGCGGCAGCCTTACGTCAGCAAGGACACCGAGCCATACCGTACGGCCGCAGGCGTCCCGTTCGACGACCGCGACTACGCCGGCACCGGCCGGTTCCCGGCGCTCGACCCGGCGGTCTCCTTCCCGTACACCCCGGTGCTCGACCCCGCCGAGCGGGACCTCAAGGTGCCGGCCTGGCTCAACGACGTGACGCTGTACCACAACCGCGGCGACACCACCTTCGTCGGGGAGAACTCGTACTACGGCGACTTCTTCGGCCTCGACGACCTGTTCACCGAGCACCCCCGCGTGGTCCGCGGCATGATCGACATCTACAAGACGTGGATCGCGGACTTCGGCGTCGACGGCTTCCGGATCGACACCATGAAGCACGTCGACGACGCGTTCTGGCAGAAGTTCGGTCCCGAGGTCCTCGACTTCGCCCGGTCACAGGGCAAGCGCGAGTTCTTCATGTTCGGCGAGGTGTTCGACACCAGCCGCAGCTTCACCTCGCAGTACACCACCCGCAACCGGATGCAGGCGGTCATCGACTTCCCGTTCCAGGACGCGGCCCGCAACTTCGCCTCCCGCAGCGCCCCCACCAGCCAACTCGGGCAGTTCTTCGCGGGCGACGACTGGTACACCGACGCCGACTCGAACGTCTACCAGCTGCCCACCTTCCTCGGGAACCACGACATGGGCCGGATCGGCAACTTCGTGGTCACCGACAACCCGGGCGCCGGCGACGCCGAATGGCTCGCCCGTGACCGGCTCGCCCACGAACTCATGTACTTCTCCCGCGGCAACCCGGTCGTCTACTACGGCGACGAGCAGGGCTTCACCGGGCCCGGCGGTGACCAGGACGCCCGGCAGACCATGTTCGCCAGCCGCGTCCCGGAGTACCTCGACGACGACCTGCTCGGCACCGACGCCACCCACGCGCAGGCCAACTTCGTGCCCACCCACCCGCTCTACCGCAGCATCAGCGAACTCGCGGCGCTGACGAAGAAGCACCCCGCGCTGCGCGACGGGGCACACCAGCATCGGTACGCCTCCGACGCTTCCGGCGTCTACGCCTTCTCCCGCATCGACCGCGACCGGCAGCGTGAGTACGTGGTCGCTCTGAACAACAGCGAGCAGCCCGCAACGGCAGACATTCCGACGTACGCGAGCAGGCAGCAATTCTCCCGGGTGTACGGCTCCGGTCCCGCCCGTTCGAAGAGCGGCGCCGACCGTACGCTCACTCTCACCGTGCCCCCGCTGTCCGCTGTGGTGTACGCCTCCGACAACCGGATCCCGGCCTCCCATGCGGCCCCGCGCATCTCGCTCGGCACACCGGCTCCGGCCGCCGAGTCCCGTTCCCGAATGCAGGTCTCGGCAGATGTCACCGGATCGTCGTTCTACGAGGTCACCTTCTACGCCCGCGCCGGCAAGGGCGGCTGGACCCCGATCGGCACCGACGACACCGCCCCGTACCGGGTCTTCCACGACGTCAGCGGGTTGCGCGCCGGCAGCCCCGTCGAGTACCGCGCGGTCGTCCTCGACAACGCCCGGCACACCGCCACCAGCCAGGCCCGCAGCACCCGCGTCCCGGCGCCGGCCCTGACCATCGAAGCCCCGGCCGAAGGCAGCAACGTCCGCGGCCGCGTCGAGGTCCGTGCCGTCGCCGACCCGGAACGCGCCACCCACGTGGTCCGCTTCGAGCGCAGCATCGCCGGTGGCGCCTGGACTGCTCTGGGCACGGACAGCTCGTCGCCCGCGTACACCGCCTTCGACGACCTCTCCACCCTCAACCTGGCCGCCGGCACCCAGATCCGCTACCGCGCCGTGCTCACCGAGCCCGGCGGCACCCGGGTGACCAGCGCGATCCGCACCGTCCGGTACGCCGGCCCGCCGCTGCAGACCGCCACCCTGCACTACCTGCGCCCGGCCGGCGACTACGAGGGTTGGGGCCTGCACCTGTGGGGCGACGCGGTGGACCCGGACCTGCTCGCCACGATCGCCTGGGACCGCCCGATGCCACCCACCCGCATCGAGAACGGCTGGGCCTCGTACGACATCGCCCTCGCCGACGACACCAAGCCCGTCAACTTCATCATGCACCTGCCGAACGGCGACACCGTCCCCACCACCCGCGAGCCCGGCGGCGACCGCTCCTTCCTCCCGATCAACAGCCCCGACGTCTGGATAGTCCAGGGCGACCCCACCGTCCACACCACGCAGCCTCCCAGCTGA
- a CDS encoding cellulose binding domain-containing protein — translation MHDWPANTIAALPRIAQDLRNRGLCSGMISPSTGRAVAPDTTTPPPSSSPPPPPSSSPPPVPTGCSATISNNAWTGGFVTTVKVTAGSTALNSWSVSITLPSGSTVTNSWNSQASGTSGTVRFANASYNGRVPAGGSTEFGFQGNGTPPASATCTAA, via the coding sequence ATGCACGACTGGCCGGCCAACACCATCGCGGCGCTCCCGCGTATCGCCCAGGACCTGCGCAACCGCGGCCTGTGCTCGGGCATGATCTCGCCGTCCACCGGCCGCGCGGTCGCCCCCGACACCACCACCCCGCCGCCGTCCTCGTCGCCGCCTCCCCCGCCGTCCTCGTCCCCGCCGCCGGTCCCCACCGGGTGCTCGGCGACGATCTCCAACAACGCGTGGACCGGCGGCTTCGTGACCACGGTGAAGGTCACCGCCGGCTCGACCGCGCTGAACAGCTGGTCGGTCTCGATCACCCTGCCGTCCGGATCCACGGTCACCAACTCGTGGAACTCGCAGGCCAGCGGCACGAGCGGCACCGTCCGCTTCGCCAACGCCTCCTACAACGGCCGGGTCCCGGCCGGCGGCAGCACGGAGTTCGGCTTCCAGGGCAACGGCACACCGCCCGCCAGCGCCACCTGCACCGCAGCCTGA
- the fdh gene encoding formate dehydrogenase: protein MGVRTWIEGWPVYRQLTGTDPLGRGAAAQSGRSRELTARTTTADSMARSVCPYCAVGCGQRIFVKDGEVTQIEGDPDSPISQGRLCPKGSASKSLVTSERRQKKVLYRRPYATDWEELDLDTAMDMIADRVLQAREQTWEDTDDQGRPLNRTLGISSLGGATLDNEENYLIKKLFTAMGAIQIENQARIUHSATVPGLGTSFGRGGATGFLQDLANADCIIIQGSNMAEAHPVGFQYVVEAKKRGAKIIHVDPRFTRTSALAHSFVPVRAGADIAFLGGVINYILANEKDFRDYVVAYTNASMIVSADFQDTEDLDGLFSGYDPELNVYDQSSWQYAGQQDEGQEEGEAHADRETASGLEQESHGPPIPADVPRDPTLQDPRCVYQILKRHYARYTPEVVEQVCGVPQDKFLEVCEAWTANSGRERTTALVYSVGWTQHSVGVQYIRTGAIIQLLLGNMGRPGGGVMALRGHASIQGSTDIPTLFNLLPGYLPMPHHQQHETFRQWVDAIRNPEQKGFWANAEAYAVSLLKAYWGDAATAGNDWGYGWLPRLTGDHGTYRQALDMIDGKIKGYFLLGQNPAVGSAHGKAQRLGMANLDWLVVRDLFLIESATFWKDGPEVATGEIVPEQCRTEVFFMPAASHAEKDGTFTQTQRLLQWREKALDPPGDCRSELWFFHHLGRLVRERLAGSVLPRDQGLLNLTWPDEEPSGEDVLKEINGYDVATGELVPNFTALKADGSTACGCWIYSGVYKDGVNQAARRRPGREQNWVAREWGWAWPSDRRTLYNRASADPDGKPWSERKKYVWWDPEAGEWTGYDVPDFEKTKPPSYRPPDGASGVAAIAGDDPFIMQGDGKGWLYAPSGLIEGPLPTHYEPAESTVRNPLYGQQANPARKVYDRPDNPANPSVNSVYPYIFSTSRLTEHHTAGGMSRQLAYLSELQPEMFVEVSPQLAAERGLEHLGWAHIVTARAAIEARVMVTDRLRPLRVDGRVLHQIWMPYHWGSEGLVTGDSANDLIGITLDPNVLIQESKVGTCDIQPGRRPVGPALLEYVESYRRRAGENGK from the coding sequence ATGGGCGTCCGCACCTGGATCGAAGGGTGGCCGGTCTACCGGCAGCTGACCGGGACCGACCCGCTGGGCCGCGGCGCGGCCGCACAGTCCGGGCGCTCGCGGGAGCTGACCGCGCGCACCACCACTGCCGATTCGATGGCCCGCTCCGTGTGCCCGTACTGCGCTGTCGGCTGCGGCCAGCGGATCTTCGTCAAGGACGGCGAGGTCACCCAGATCGAGGGCGACCCGGACAGCCCGATCTCCCAGGGCCGGCTCTGCCCGAAGGGTTCGGCCAGCAAGAGCCTGGTCACCAGCGAGCGACGGCAGAAGAAGGTGCTCTACCGCCGGCCGTACGCGACCGACTGGGAAGAGCTCGACCTGGACACGGCGATGGACATGATCGCCGACCGGGTGCTGCAGGCCCGGGAGCAGACCTGGGAGGACACCGACGACCAGGGCCGCCCGCTGAACCGGACGCTCGGCATCTCCAGCCTCGGCGGGGCGACGCTGGACAACGAAGAGAACTACCTGATCAAGAAGCTGTTCACGGCGATGGGCGCGATACAGATCGAGAACCAGGCGCGGATTTGACACTCCGCCACCGTTCCCGGTCTGGGGACCAGCTTCGGCCGTGGCGGGGCCACCGGATTCCTTCAGGATCTGGCCAACGCCGACTGCATCATCATCCAGGGCTCCAACATGGCGGAGGCGCACCCGGTGGGCTTCCAGTACGTGGTGGAGGCCAAGAAACGCGGCGCGAAGATCATCCACGTCGACCCGCGGTTCACCCGGACCAGCGCGCTCGCGCACTCGTTCGTGCCGGTGCGTGCCGGCGCCGACATCGCCTTCCTGGGCGGGGTGATCAACTACATCCTGGCCAACGAGAAGGACTTCCGGGACTACGTGGTGGCGTACACCAACGCGTCCATGATCGTCAGCGCGGACTTCCAGGACACCGAGGACCTCGACGGCCTGTTCTCCGGCTACGACCCCGAGCTCAACGTCTACGACCAGAGCAGCTGGCAGTACGCGGGACAGCAGGACGAGGGCCAGGAGGAGGGTGAGGCGCACGCCGACCGGGAGACCGCCTCCGGCCTCGAGCAGGAGTCGCACGGACCGCCGATCCCGGCCGACGTGCCCCGGGACCCGACCCTGCAGGATCCGCGCTGCGTCTACCAGATCCTCAAGCGGCACTACGCCCGCTACACCCCGGAGGTCGTCGAGCAGGTCTGCGGAGTGCCGCAGGACAAGTTCCTCGAGGTCTGCGAGGCCTGGACGGCGAACTCCGGCCGCGAGCGCACCACCGCGCTGGTCTACTCGGTCGGCTGGACCCAGCACAGCGTCGGCGTGCAGTACATCCGCACCGGCGCGATCATCCAGCTGCTGCTCGGCAACATGGGCCGGCCTGGCGGCGGCGTGATGGCCCTGCGCGGGCACGCCAGCATCCAGGGCTCCACCGACATCCCGACGCTGTTCAACCTGCTTCCCGGCTACCTGCCGATGCCGCACCACCAGCAGCACGAGACGTTCCGGCAGTGGGTCGACGCGATCCGCAACCCCGAGCAGAAGGGATTCTGGGCCAACGCCGAGGCGTACGCGGTGAGCCTGCTCAAGGCCTACTGGGGTGACGCCGCCACGGCCGGCAACGACTGGGGTTACGGCTGGCTGCCCCGGCTGACCGGCGATCACGGCACCTACCGGCAGGCCCTCGACATGATCGACGGCAAGATCAAGGGGTACTTCCTGCTCGGCCAGAACCCGGCGGTCGGCTCGGCCCACGGCAAGGCGCAGCGACTCGGGATGGCGAATCTGGACTGGCTGGTCGTACGCGACCTGTTCCTGATCGAAAGCGCGACCTTCTGGAAAGACGGACCGGAGGTCGCCACCGGCGAGATCGTGCCCGAACAGTGCCGCACCGAGGTGTTCTTCATGCCCGCGGCCTCCCACGCGGAGAAGGACGGGACGTTCACCCAGACGCAGCGGCTGCTGCAGTGGCGCGAGAAGGCCCTCGACCCGCCGGGCGACTGCCGGTCCGAGCTGTGGTTCTTCCATCACCTGGGCCGGCTGGTCCGGGAGAGGCTGGCCGGCTCCGTCCTGCCGCGCGACCAGGGCCTGCTCAACCTGACCTGGCCGGACGAGGAGCCCAGCGGCGAGGACGTCCTCAAGGAGATCAACGGGTATGACGTGGCCACCGGCGAGCTGGTGCCGAACTTCACCGCGCTCAAGGCCGACGGCTCGACCGCATGCGGCTGCTGGATCTACTCCGGCGTCTACAAGGACGGGGTGAACCAGGCGGCCCGCCGCAGACCCGGCCGCGAGCAGAACTGGGTGGCCCGCGAGTGGGGCTGGGCGTGGCCGTCGGACCGGCGCACCCTCTACAACCGGGCGTCCGCCGACCCGGACGGCAAGCCGTGGTCGGAACGCAAGAAGTACGTCTGGTGGGACCCGGAGGCGGGGGAGTGGACCGGCTACGACGTGCCCGACTTCGAGAAGACCAAGCCGCCCTCCTACCGGCCGCCGGACGGAGCCAGCGGGGTCGCGGCGATCGCCGGCGACGACCCGTTCATCATGCAGGGCGACGGGAAGGGCTGGCTGTACGCGCCGAGCGGCCTGATCGAAGGGCCGCTGCCCACCCACTACGAGCCGGCCGAGTCGACGGTTCGCAACCCGCTCTACGGCCAGCAGGCCAACCCGGCCCGCAAGGTGTACGACCGGCCGGACAACCCGGCCAACCCGAGCGTGAACTCGGTGTACCCGTACATCTTCAGCACCAGCCGGCTCACCGAGCACCACACCGCGGGCGGGATGAGCCGGCAGCTGGCGTACCTGTCGGAACTGCAACCGGAGATGTTCGTCGAGGTCTCCCCGCAGCTGGCCGCGGAACGCGGCCTGGAACACCTCGGGTGGGCGCACATCGTCACCGCGCGCGCCGCCATCGAGGCCCGGGTCATGGTGACCGACCGGCTGCGGCCGCTGCGCGTCGACGGCCGGGTGCTGCACCAGATCTGGATGCCGTACCACTGGGGCAGTGAAGGCCTGGTCACCGGCGACTCGGCGAACGACCTGATCGGCATCACCCTCGACCCGAACGTGCTGATCCAGGAGAGCAAAGTGGGCACCTGCGACATCCAGCCGGGACGGCGCCCGGTCGGACCGGCCCTGCTCGAGTACGTCGAGAGCTATCGCAGACGGGCGGGCGAGAATGGGAAGTAA
- a CDS encoding IS256 family transposase has protein sequence MTMMTEAVDTSAVAKKKDPAALSGSVDAELVGRLVEQARAAGLQLTGEGGLLQQLTKRVIEAAMDGEITDHLGYEKHDPAGKDGGNSRNGSRAKTVLTDVGPVEIVVPRDRDGSFEPQIVKKRQRRLTGVEDMVLSLSAKGLTTGEISAHLAEVYGAEVSRQTISTITDKVMDGMAEWQNRPLDRVYPVVFLDAINVKIRDGKVANRPIYVALAVTAEGTRDILGLWAGDGGEGAKFWFSVCTELKNRGVEDVLMAVCDGLTGLPDAINTVWPQTVVQTCVVHLLRNSFKYAGRQHWDAIAKALKPVYTAPTEQAAEQRFLEFAEVWGERYPAIVRLWENAWAEFVPFLAFDAEIRKVVCSTNAIESVNARIRRAVRARGHFPNEQAALKCVYLAVMALDPTGTGQRRWTMRWKPALNAFDLAFEGRLTAGRN, from the coding sequence ATGACCATGATGACGGAGGCCGTGGATACTTCCGCGGTGGCCAAGAAGAAGGACCCGGCAGCCTTGTCTGGGAGTGTCGATGCCGAACTGGTCGGCCGGCTCGTGGAGCAGGCTCGTGCCGCGGGCCTGCAGCTGACCGGTGAGGGTGGTCTGCTGCAGCAGCTGACCAAGCGGGTGATCGAGGCGGCGATGGACGGTGAGATCACCGACCACCTCGGCTATGAGAAGCACGATCCGGCCGGCAAGGACGGCGGGAACTCCCGCAACGGGTCGAGGGCGAAGACGGTGCTCACTGATGTCGGCCCGGTCGAGATCGTCGTGCCGCGGGACCGGGACGGCTCGTTCGAGCCGCAGATCGTCAAGAAGCGGCAGCGCCGGCTGACCGGGGTCGAGGACATGGTCCTGTCGCTGTCGGCGAAGGGCCTGACCACCGGGGAGATCAGCGCTCACCTGGCCGAAGTCTATGGCGCCGAGGTGTCGCGGCAGACGATCTCCACGATCACCGACAAGGTGATGGACGGCATGGCTGAGTGGCAGAACCGGCCCCTGGACCGTGTCTATCCGGTCGTGTTCCTCGACGCGATCAACGTCAAGATCCGCGACGGGAAGGTCGCCAACCGGCCGATCTACGTCGCTTTGGCGGTCACCGCCGAGGGCACCCGCGACATCCTCGGGCTGTGGGCCGGCGACGGCGGCGAGGGCGCCAAGTTCTGGTTCAGCGTGTGCACCGAGCTCAAGAACCGCGGCGTCGAGGACGTGCTGATGGCCGTCTGCGACGGCCTCACCGGCCTGCCTGACGCGATCAACACCGTGTGGCCGCAGACGGTGGTCCAGACGTGTGTGGTTCACCTTCTGCGCAACTCGTTCAAATACGCCGGCCGGCAGCACTGGGACGCCATCGCGAAGGCGTTGAAGCCGGTCTACACCGCACCGACCGAGCAAGCCGCCGAGCAGCGGTTCCTGGAGTTCGCCGAGGTCTGGGGCGAGCGATACCCGGCGATCGTCCGGCTCTGGGAGAACGCCTGGGCCGAGTTCGTGCCGTTCCTGGCCTTCGACGCCGAGATCCGCAAGGTCGTCTGCTCGACCAACGCGATCGAGAGCGTGAACGCCCGGATCCGCCGGGCCGTGCGGGCCCGCGGGCACTTCCCGAACGAGCAGGCTGCCCTGAAATGCGTCTACCTCGCCGTGATGGCCCTGGACCCGACCGGCACCGGCCAGCGCCGCTGGACTATGCGCTGGAAACCCGCCCTCAACGCCTTCGACCTCGCCTTCGAAGGACGCCTCACCGCAGGCCGTAACTGA
- a CDS encoding TfoX/Sxy family protein, with the protein MAYDEELAKRIRELLGDRDDLTEVRMFGGLAWLINGNMAVVARGKGGLMVRVDPADHDDLLAEDGTETMIMRGRPMRGWLTVEAQACATPEQLAPWVRRGLAYALALPPK; encoded by the coding sequence ATGGCGTACGACGAAGAGCTTGCCAAACGGATCCGGGAGCTGCTCGGCGACCGCGACGACCTGACCGAGGTCCGCATGTTCGGCGGCCTGGCCTGGCTGATCAACGGCAACATGGCCGTGGTGGCCCGCGGCAAGGGCGGCCTGATGGTGCGGGTGGATCCCGCCGACCACGACGATCTGCTCGCCGAGGACGGCACCGAAACGATGATCATGCGCGGCCGGCCGATGCGGGGCTGGCTGACCGTCGAGGCGCAGGCCTGCGCCACTCCCGAGCAGCTCGCGCCGTGGGTCCGGCGCGGGTTGGCGTACGCCCTCGCCCTGCCCCCGAAGTAG
- a CDS encoding MFS transporter, with translation MTTAVLDAPKASATSLRAVWPAILGLSVVFLVEMLDNSVLNVALPTIARELHATASDLQWISSGYSLLFGGLMIAFGAIADRYGTRRVMLLGLSLFALASLAVLVVRTPGELIAVRAAIGVTAAMTAPGTMALCFRLFDQENLLMRATSLIATVGLVGMAVGPTVGGLVIQVLPWQTLLVMNVPIAVLALFCISRGIPADDLAKRNRTPLDLPGALLGTATLILTLWTATLAVEDGWGHATPWLAGLGAVAGAVAFVVRERRTAHPIFDFALIRRPAVSASLAYEAALGLGMAALAYSVSLQLQLVWGWSPAQAALGNLPQVVVLIAVGPFVEKFAEKLGTQRAGAIGAAAVVAGLLVYALLGRYDYVWIAVALALTAAGMRVVSTIAGVTVMRGLPEDQTSTGAALSDTSQEVAGSVGMAVTGTVVAAAVAGSLTDIGGGVAHDFENAVTTATLVLTAVCAALVVWAARRGAKALTSSPATPGQ, from the coding sequence ATGACCACAGCAGTCCTGGACGCGCCGAAAGCGTCCGCCACCTCACTGCGGGCCGTGTGGCCCGCCATTCTCGGCCTGTCGGTCGTCTTCCTCGTGGAGATGCTCGACAACTCCGTGCTCAACGTCGCGCTGCCGACCATCGCCCGTGAGCTGCACGCCACCGCTTCCGACCTGCAATGGATCAGCTCCGGCTACTCGCTGCTGTTCGGCGGCCTGATGATCGCCTTCGGCGCGATCGCCGACCGGTACGGGACGCGCCGGGTGATGCTGCTCGGGCTGAGCCTGTTCGCCCTGGCCAGCCTCGCCGTGCTGGTCGTCCGCACACCCGGCGAGCTCATCGCCGTCCGCGCCGCGATCGGCGTCACCGCCGCGATGACCGCGCCCGGCACCATGGCCCTGTGCTTCCGGCTCTTCGACCAGGAGAACCTGCTGATGCGGGCCACCTCGCTGATCGCCACGGTCGGCCTGGTCGGCATGGCCGTCGGACCGACCGTCGGCGGCCTGGTGATCCAGGTGCTGCCCTGGCAGACCCTGCTGGTGATGAACGTGCCGATCGCCGTGCTCGCGCTGTTCTGCATCAGCCGCGGCATCCCGGCCGACGACCTGGCCAAGCGCAACCGCACCCCGCTCGACCTGCCCGGCGCGCTGCTCGGCACGGCCACGCTGATCCTCACCCTGTGGACCGCCACGCTGGCCGTCGAGGACGGCTGGGGCCACGCGACGCCGTGGCTGGCCGGGCTGGGCGCGGTCGCGGGGGCTGTCGCATTCGTCGTGCGCGAGCGGCGTACCGCTCACCCGATCTTCGATTTCGCCCTGATCCGGCGCCCGGCCGTCTCGGCGAGCCTGGCCTACGAGGCCGCCCTCGGCCTCGGCATGGCCGCGCTCGCCTACAGCGTCTCGCTGCAGCTGCAGTTGGTCTGGGGCTGGTCGCCGGCGCAGGCCGCGCTCGGCAACCTGCCGCAGGTCGTCGTCCTGATCGCGGTCGGGCCGTTCGTCGAGAAGTTCGCCGAGAAGCTGGGCACCCAGCGTGCCGGGGCGATCGGTGCTGCCGCCGTGGTTGCCGGGCTGCTGGTCTACGCCCTGCTCGGCCGCTACGACTACGTGTGGATCGCCGTCGCGCTGGCGCTGACCGCCGCCGGCATGCGGGTCGTCTCGACGATCGCCGGGGTGACCGTGATGCGCGGGCTGCCGGAGGACCAGACCTCCACCGGCGCGGCGCTCAGCGACACCAGCCAGGAGGTCGCCGGCAGCGTCGGCATGGCGGTCACCGGCACCGTCGTGGCGGCCGCGGTCGCCGGATCGCTCACCGACATCGGCGGCGGCGTGGCCCACGACTTCGAGAACGCTGTCACCACCGCGACGCTGGTCCTCACCGCGGTCTGCGCGGCGCTCGTGGTGTGGGCCGCCCGCCGCGGCGCCAAAGCGCTCACGTCGTCACCCGCAACCCCCGGTCAGTGA